In one window of Oryza sativa Japonica Group chromosome 9, ASM3414082v1 DNA:
- the LOC136351764 gene encoding uncharacterized protein: protein MDLPDDLVELILLRLASTVYLIRAASTCKQWRRIVAAADAGFLRRFRSLHAPAIAGYYYNSEKFTSFAPSSPSASASAPAIDDSHFSLDFLQVIVQDIVDGSRPQSSSSWRIMDSRGSLLLLDFAGSHPDDGVRSLLVCEPLTRRYQWVVPPSAGRGFGGGGCEFSRAYLADGAEADEAGGRVGMSNFRVVYELYHHHHGVSAAVFTFTTGGGAQLSWEEKAIGNIAGSSSCMHVLGHAGGSCTAEYSASESELPLEADNWLCWDVMIFFPSCFRVAEGRDGHPRILTVVPGGGALKVFARCDNGGGEWVEEKMIPCAAAMHRLLGRPASSSSLGQWMSIVTTRPGFAVVSPQVREGRWFFAVDLDTMETPRATEQVQTKSKGVVGAGRGVVGAGGAGGVGGGVLDGSALGAGGVCMVASTTRYKSFSPVGSNEIDGSNCMYRQVRADSHLSTTKPAKKNEKVSGTHMHHLGRAGRHAAPRGGARDSAPHVSLDNVGLGLHRTTTVMRSAFVSSFAETSLRGDVIPNHLHPTPISLPIPVAHQPLLIKRTGLQRLAPPDQREHHSTGILDGTDEAYSSENPPSDTYSSSGIGGK from the exons ATGGACCTCCCCGACGACCTCGTTGAGCTCATACTCCTGCGCCTCGCTTCCACCGTCTACCTCATCCGCGCCGCCTCCACGTGCAAGCAATGGCGACgcatcgtcgccgctgccgacgccgGTTTCCTCCGCCGCTTCCGCTCCCTCCACGCCCCCGCCATCGCCGGTTACTACTATAACTCCGAAAAGTTCACTTCGTTCGCaccctcgtcgccgtcggcgtcggcgtcggcgcccgCCATTGACGACAGCCACTTCTCCCTCGACTTCCTCCAAGTGATCGTCCAAGACATCGTGGACGGCTCGCGGccgcagtcgtcgtcgtcatggAGGATCATGGACAGCCGAGGGAGCCTCCTCCTCTTGGACTTCGCCGGGTCGCATCCCGACGATGGCGTCCGGAGCCTGCTCGTCTGCGAGCCCCTGACGCGGCGGTACCAGTGGGTCGTCCCTCCGTCGGCGGGGCggggcttcggcggcggcggctgcgagtTCTCGAGAGCCTACCTTGCCGATGGCGCCGAGGCAGACGAGGCGGGTGGCCGCGTCGGCATGTCAAACTTCAGGGTGGTGTACGAGCTCTATCACCACCATCACGGCGTGTCCGCCGCCGTGTTCACcttcaccaccggcggcggcgcgcagttGTCGTGGGAGGAGAAGGCCATCGGAAACATCGCCGGGTCATCGTCGTGCATGCACGTCCTTGGCCACGCCGGCGGCTCGTG CACGGCGGAGTACTCCGCCTCCGAGTCCGAGCTCCCGCTGGAAGCCGACAACTGGCTCTGCTGGGACGTGATGATCTTCTTCCCCTCTTGCTTCCGCGTCGCCGAGGGCCGCGACGGCCACCCGCGCATCCTGACAGTCGTGCCCGGCGGCGGGGCGCTGAAGGTGTTCGCGAGGTGTGACAATGGTGGCGGCGAGTGGGTGGAGGAGAAGATGATCccgtgcgcggcggcgatgcACCGCCTGCTGGGGcgcccggcgtcgtcgtcgtccttggGGCAGTGGATGAGCATCGTCACGACGCGGCCGGGGttcgccgtcgtgtcgccgcaGGTTAGGGAGGGGCGGTGGTtcttcgccgtcgacctcgaCACCATGGAG ACTCCAAGAGCAACTGAGCAAGTCCAAACCAAGAGCAAGGGCGTGGTGGGAGCGGGACGAGGGGTGGTCGGCGCCGGTGGTGCcgggggcgtcggcggcggggtgtTGGACGGCAGCGCGTTGGGCGCCGGCGGTGTCTGCATGGTGGCGAG TACTACTAGGTACAAGTCTTTCTCACCCGTTGGATCAAACGAAATCGATGGCTCAAATTGCATGTACCGACAG GTTAGAGCTGATTCGCATctctcaaccacaaaaccag CAAAAAAGAATGAAAAAGTAAGTGGAACCCACATGCACCACTTAGGCCGGGCAGGCCGTCATGCCGCTCCTAGAGGAGGAGCGCGCGACTCGGCTCCTCACGTCAGCCTTGATAACGTGGGGTTGGGCCTCCATCGCACCACAACCGTGATGCGCTCTGCCTTTGTCAGCAGCTTCGCGGAGACCTCGCTGCGCGGGGATGTCATTCCCAACCACCTCCACCCAACGCCGATCTCTCTTCCCATCCCGGTTGCCCATCAGCCATTGCTCATCAAGAGAACGGGGCTTCAGCGGTTGGCGCCTCCAGACCAA cgggaacaccactccacaggcatcctcgacggcacggacgaagcctactcctcggagaacccgccatcggacacatactcgagctctgggattgggggaaaatag
- the LOC136351763 gene encoding uncharacterized protein, with protein sequence MHLSDELVESVLLRLDSTVSLIRAASTCKPWRRIVADAGFLRRFRGLHEPTVAGYYFDSRGESPFATLTMGRQEAAICFRPSPSAAALTIDAGSFSLAFLRDDDVLPSQWSSSWSVADSRGSLVLLRSLAAGHAPFCFPEVVVCEPLTRRHRRILPSPDFGTGCFFYGCYLADGEAAGDSSSSSSIGMSNFRVVYELYRDDGGAGLARAAVFAAGAAGAHSWRETSVGHAIPPFHRMSLMGRAGGSWYFHEGSTMAVLDGSTAEFSSSPFTLQQQPIHPGVYLYIAEGRDGEPRMFTTTGGILTVLIKRARRPAVVAGGEDDVEEWAVEKSVRLSEATRGLPGYDASFFGGGGGPMDVITRGVGFVVLSPRIRTTKEEAAAPARWWFAVDLETAEVERVHDDLGTIQFPCQLPWPPNLRACPA encoded by the coding sequence ATGCACCTATCCGACGAGCTTGTCGAGTCCGTACTCCTGCGGCTCGATTCCACCGTCTCCCTCATCCGCGCCGCCTCCACTTGCAAGCCATGGCGCCGCATTGTCGCCGACGCCggcttcctccgccgcttccgTGGCCTCCACGAGCCCACCGTCGCCGGCTACTACTTCGACTCTCGAGGGGAATCCCCCTTTGCGACGCTGACGATGGGACGGCAGGAGGCAGCGATCTGTTTCcgaccgtcgccgtcggcggcggcgctgaccATTGACGCCGGCAGCTTCTCCCTCGCCTTCCTAAGGGACGACGACGTGCTGCCCTCCCAGTGGTCGTCGTCATGGAGCGTCGCGGACAGCCGCGGCAGCCTCGTCCTCCTGAGAAGCCTCGCCGCCGGACACGCCCCCTTCTGCTTCCCGGAGGTGGTCGTCTGCGAGCCATTGACGCGGCGCCACCGGAGGATCCTCCCGTCGCCGGACTTCGGCACCGGCTGCTTCTTCTACGGATGCTacctcgccgacggcgaggcggccggggacagcagcagcagcagcagcatcggcATGTCGAACTTCAGGGTGGTTTACGAGCTCTaccgagacgacggcggcgccgggctcgctcgcgccgccgtgttcgccgccggcgccgccggcgcgcacTCGTGGAGGGAGACGTCCGTCGGCCACGCCATCCCGCCGTTCCACCGCATGAGCCTCATGGGCCGCGCCGGCGGCTCGTGGTACTTCCACGAAGGGAGCACGATGGCCGTCCTCGACGGCAGCACGGCGGAgttctcgtcgtcgccgttcaCGCTGCAACAACAACCCATCCATCCCGGCGTGTACCTGTACATCGCCGAGGGCCGCGACGGCGAGCCGCGCATGTTCACCACGACGGGGGGCATCCTGACGGTGCTCATCAAGAGGGCGAGGAggccggccgtcgtcgccggcggcgaagacgacgtCGAGGAGTGGGCGGTGGAGAAGAGCGTCCGGCTATCGGAGGCGACCCGCGGGTTGCCGGGGTACGATGCGTccttcttcggcggcggcggcgggccaaTGGATGTCATCACGAGGGGCGTCGGGTTCGTCGTCCTGTCACCGAGGATTAGGACGACGAAGGAGGAGGCTGCTGCACCTGCGCGGTGGTGGTTCGCCGTCGACCTGGAGACGGCAGAGGTGGAGAGGGTGCACGACGACTTGGGGACGATACAGTTCCCGTGTCAGCTGCCATGGCCGCCCAATTTGCGTGCCTGCCCTGCTTAG